One segment of Schistocerca cancellata isolate TAMUIC-IGC-003103 chromosome 2, iqSchCanc2.1, whole genome shotgun sequence DNA contains the following:
- the LOC126162078 gene encoding ubiA prenyltransferase domain-containing protein 1 homolog: protein MGTEETNNIRHQEANHTVTAKPKFMKLSSYVLALRPWSLSGSLMPTLLGCALSYKCGYFSWVILLLTLFTVVTVHGAGNVVNTYFDYVKGIDGRKSDDRILVDHILSKDEVVTLGAMLYAAGCLGFICLAAVSPAKMEHLALVYFGGLSSSFLYTGGIGLKYIALGDVIILIIFGPISVLFSFMSQTGHVDWGTIYYAIPLALNTEAILHSNNTRDLESDSRAGIVTLAILIGQTASHILYAFLLFTPYILFVALGLRYSMWFLLPLTTLPAAFRIEKHFRCLETIQTVPRKTAKLNLYFGFLYVLACSLVDANHMPFLH from the coding sequence ATGGGGACAGAAGAAACCAACAATATTCGCCATCAAGAGGCAAACCACACAgttactgccaaaccgaagtttaTGAAACTGTCATCGTATGTTTTGGCACTAAGGCCTTGGTCCTTAAGCGGGTCTTTGATGCCTACCTTATTGGGATGTGCACTATCATACAAGTGTGGATACTTCAGTTGGGTTATATTATTACTGACGTTGTTTACAGTCGTGACAGTGCATGGTGCTGGGAATGTTGTGAACACGTACTTCGATTACGTGAAGGGTATAGATGGACGAAAGAGTGACGATCGTATCCTTGTAGACCATATTTTGTCTAAGGATGAAGTTGTTACACTTGGTGCAATGTTGTATGCAGCAGGCTGCCTTGGGTTTATTTGCTTGGCAGCAGTTTCACCGGCAAAAATGGAACACTTGGCTTTGGTGTATTTTGGCGGACTTTCTAGTTCATTTCTGTACACTGGTGGAATAGGATTGAAGTACATCGCATTAGGTGACGTTATAATACTCATTATATTTGGACCTATATCAGTGTTGTTTTCCTTCATGTCCCAGACAGGGCATGTCGACTGGGGAACGATTTATTATGCAATTCCATTAGCGTTAAACACAGAAGCTATCTTACACAGCAACAATACAAGAGATCTGGAAAGTGACAGCCGTGCTGGAATTGTAACACTTGCTATATTGATTGGACAAACAGCTTCACATATTTTGTATGCATTTCTCCTTTTCACCCCATATATTTTATTTGTGGCTCTAGGTCTTAGATACTCTATGTGGTTCCTGCTACCACTTACGACATTACCTGCAGCATTTCGCATAGAAAAGCATTTTCGCTGCCTGGAGACTATTCAGACAGTACCTAGAAAAActgcaaaattaaatttatattttggtTTTTTGTATGTTCTTGCCTGCAGCCTGGTAGATGCAAATCATATGCCATTTCTACACTGA